Proteins encoded by one window of Leptospiraceae bacterium:
- the groL gene encoding chaperonin GroEL (60 kDa chaperone family; promotes refolding of misfolded polypeptides especially under stressful conditions; forms two stacked rings of heptamers to form a barrel-shaped 14mer; ends can be capped by GroES; misfolded proteins enter the barrel where they are refolded when GroES binds), which produces MSKVIEYNEEARRKLLAGVNKLANAVKVTLGPKGRNVVIDKKFGAPTITKDGVTVAKEIDLEDPIENMGAQMVKEVSTKTNDIAGDGTTTATILAQAIITEGLKNVTAGANPMALKHGIDKAVTAAVEYIKSKSVKIENKQDIANVGTISANNDKEIGNLIADAMDKVGKDGVITVEEAKSIETTLDVVEGMQFDRGYVSPYMVTDPESMTATLNDPFILIYDKKISSMKDLLPVLEKVAQSGKSLLIIAEEVEGEALATIVVNTIRKTISCVAVKAPGFGDRRKSMLEDIAVLTGGQVVSEDLGMKLENADLKTLGRAAKVTIDKENTTIIEGKGTHKDIQGRISQIKKQVEDTTSEYDREKLQERLAKLAGGVAVIHVGAATEVEMKEKKARVEDALSATRSAVDEGIVAGGGLTLLRAQAAVKALKLEGDEATGAKIVLRALEEPIRMITNNAGLEGSVIVEEARGKEGNIGYNALTMVWEDLIKAGIVDPAKVVRSALQNAASIGAMILTTEVTITDKPEKDGGAGGGMPGGMGGMGGMGGMGGMM; this is translated from the coding sequence ATGTCAAAAGTAATTGAATACAACGAAGAAGCCCGTAGAAAACTATTAGCAGGTGTAAACAAACTTGCAAATGCAGTAAAAGTAACTCTTGGTCCTAAGGGACGTAACGTAGTTATCGACAAAAAATTTGGTGCTCCTACTATCACTAAAGACGGGGTAACTGTAGCGAAAGAAATCGATTTAGAAGATCCAATCGAAAACATGGGCGCACAAATGGTAAAAGAAGTATCTACCAAAACCAACGATATCGCTGGGGACGGAACTACTACTGCTACTATTTTAGCACAAGCTATAATCACTGAAGGCTTAAAGAACGTAACCGCTGGTGCTAACCCAATGGCACTCAAACACGGTATCGACAAAGCTGTAACCGCAGCAGTTGAATACATCAAATCTAAATCTGTAAAAATCGAAAACAAACAAGACATCGCAAACGTAGGAACTATTTCTGCAAACAACGACAAAGAAATCGGTAACCTAATCGCTGATGCAATGGACAAAGTAGGTAAAGACGGTGTAATCACTGTAGAAGAAGCTAAGTCTATCGAAACTACTCTTGATGTAGTAGAAGGTATGCAATTCGACAGAGGATATGTTTCTCCTTACATGGTAACTGATCCTGAAAGCATGACTGCTACTCTAAACGATCCGTTTATCTTAATCTATGACAAAAAGATTTCTTCTATGAAAGACCTTCTCCCAGTTCTTGAGAAAGTTGCTCAAAGCGGCAAATCACTCTTAATCATTGCAGAAGAAGTAGAAGGCGAAGCTCTTGCAACTATCGTTGTAAATACAATCCGTAAGACAATCTCTTGCGTTGCTGTTAAAGCTCCTGGATTCGGAGATAGAAGAAAATCTATGCTCGAAGACATCGCTGTGTTAACCGGTGGACAAGTTGTTTCTGAAGACCTCGGTATGAAACTAGAAAACGCTGACCTCAAAACTCTTGGTCGTGCGGCTAAAGTAACTATCGACAAAGAAAACACAACGATCATCGAAGGCAAAGGAACTCATAAAGACATCCAAGGAAGAATTTCTCAAATCAAAAAACAAGTAGAAGATACTACTTCTGAATATGATAGAGAAAAACTCCAAGAACGTCTTGCTAAACTTGCTGGTGGTGTTGCTGTAATACATGTAGGTGCTGCTACTGAAGTAGAAATGAAAGAGAAAAAAGCTCGCGTTGAAGATGCATTATCCGCAACTCGTTCTGCTGTTGATGAAGGTATCGTAGCTGGTGGTGGTTTAACACTATTACGCGCTCAAGCTGCTGTTAAAGCTCTTAAACTTGAAGGCGACGAAGCTACTGGCGCAAAAATTGTATTACGCGCTCTAGAAGAACCAATTAGAATGATCACAAACAACGCTGGTCTCGAAGGCTCTGTAATCGTTGAAGAAGCTCGTGGTAAAGAAGGTAACATCGGTTACAACGCACTCACTATGGTATGGGAAGACCTTATCAAAGCTGGTATCGTTGATCCTGCTAAAGTAGTTCGCTCTGCTCTACAAAACGCAGCTTCTATCGGTGCAATGATCCTCACTACTGAAGTTACTATCACAGACAAACCTGAGAAAGACGGTGGTGCTGGTGGTGGAATGCCTGGTGGTATGGGCGGAATGGGTGGTATGGGAGGCATGGGCGGAATGATGTAG
- the brxE gene encoding BREX-6 system BrxE protein has product MKTITYNFTTHHLDLYLYYRILVARLGESERFQWWDKNLDATDSEGGGAFFQKLLPDDNPSVGYLSAVEAPIESAKALELSRIHQANNQDIFLSLFLSPPELESILSDRWFHWKRFPNDIPAQVARVLDSSAGKERLVEEFKLTTKDLQKPKFEGTSFGLKVLDKISEKNQLSIENVYPLLALIVLEKGDWVFPYHE; this is encoded by the coding sequence ATGAAAACTATAACCTACAATTTTACCACACATCACTTGGATTTATACCTGTATTATCGCATTTTAGTCGCAAGGCTTGGTGAATCTGAGCGATTTCAATGGTGGGATAAGAATTTAGATGCTACTGATTCAGAAGGTGGTGGCGCTTTTTTTCAGAAACTTCTACCGGATGATAATCCTAGCGTAGGTTATCTTTCTGCTGTTGAAGCTCCTATTGAATCGGCAAAAGCATTGGAGCTTTCTCGAATCCATCAAGCAAATAACCAAGACATTTTCCTTTCTCTATTTTTATCTCCGCCTGAATTAGAATCTATACTTTCTGATAGATGGTTTCATTGGAAACGATTTCCGAATGATATTCCTGCACAGGTTGCTCGTGTTTTGGACTCGAGTGCGGGAAAAGAGCGATTAGTCGAAGAATTTAAACTCACTACCAAGGATTTACAGAAGCCTAAGTTTGAAGGGACAAGTTTTGGTCTCAAAGTCTTGGATAAGATTTCGGAAAAGAATCAACTTTCTATTGAGAACGTTTACCCCTTGTTAGCCTTGATTGTGTTAGAAAAAGGGGATTGGGTTTTTCCTTACCATGAATGA
- a CDS encoding thermonuclease family protein, with protein MTTKPSGISTPTYNSILKDISLIYENAQSEGDGNWNKTTLFAHWKIGERIIEVEQGQKERAAYGDMVLKQLSKDLNRKFGKGFSDRNLRYMRKFYQVYKLKEVKTQLSWSHYRELLLLDDSAVRFKLENQAIKEGWSRDDLLKRVKLALAGKSEKIEVKNKNEPIKDRLKRPLMKLYLYRSLQKFSSDLEPTVPNLDLGFSIRLKVNKSYALISNNGSDLSKLKVGSVIESRKKGSSYYFEPVSSSKEMFTYKAYLERVVDGDTLLVNIDLGFSVFIEQRLRLRGLDAPELGTSKGNASKKFVESRLKDCGFLIIKTHGSDKYDRYLVDVFYLKGEDNEDKVLRDGIFLNNEILEEGLALLV; from the coding sequence ATGACCACCAAACCCTCCGGCATCTCAACGCCAACATACAACTCTATCCTAAAAGACATCTCCCTCATCTACGAAAACGCACAAAGTGAAGGAGATGGGAATTGGAACAAAACGACATTATTCGCACATTGGAAGATTGGAGAAAGGATAATCGAAGTCGAACAAGGACAAAAAGAAAGAGCGGCTTACGGCGATATGGTGCTCAAACAATTGTCGAAGGATTTGAATCGAAAATTCGGGAAAGGATTTTCTGATAGGAATCTTCGTTATATGAGAAAGTTCTACCAAGTGTATAAATTGAAGGAAGTGAAAACGCAGTTATCTTGGAGCCATTATCGGGAATTGTTGCTTTTGGATGATTCTGCTGTTAGATTTAAGCTAGAAAATCAGGCGATTAAGGAAGGGTGGTCAAGGGACGATTTACTAAAACGAGTTAAACTTGCCTTAGCCGGTAAGAGTGAAAAAATAGAAGTTAAAAATAAAAATGAGCCAATAAAAGACAGGTTGAAACGACCATTGATGAAGCTGTATTTATACCGCAGTTTGCAAAAATTTTCGTCAGATTTGGAACCGACGGTTCCAAATCTGGATTTAGGCTTTTCAATTCGTTTAAAGGTTAATAAGAGTTATGCGCTAATATCTAATAACGGGAGTGATTTGAGTAAACTCAAAGTAGGCTCAGTGATTGAGTCGAGGAAGAAGGGTAGTTCTTATTACTTTGAGCCAGTCTCTAGCAGCAAAGAGATGTTTACCTACAAGGCTTACTTGGAGCGAGTCGTTGACGGGGATACTTTGCTTGTCAATATTGATTTGGGCTTTTCGGTTTTCATTGAGCAACGACTGCGGCTACGAGGATTAGACGCTCCTGAGCTTGGGACAAGTAAGGGCAATGCCTCGAAGAAGTTTGTTGAGTCGAGGTTGAAGGATTGTGGTTTTTTGATTATTAAAACTCACGGCTCGGACAAATACGATCGTTATTTGGTGGATGTTTTTTATTTAAAAGGTGAGGATAATGAGGATAAGGTTCTGCGGGACGGGATTTTTTTGAACAATGAGATATTGGAAGAAGGATTGGCTTTGTTGGTGTAA
- the brxD gene encoding BREX system ATP-binding protein BrxD translates to MWKTFISKYALSLAREKGFVTSFVVISPNDTQFHNFQVVYHKICQNFQTESSKSVGVLADALDRWFGRIEDALIQTEKLSYDDPNFDQSVIRRFETELVSLLKDDVSQDFISVIRAYFFAKQEGDIAKSGQLLSWLSGSPNVSAQAKKSAGIKGEIDSKTALTYLKGILSILNSAGYKGLVIVLDEMETILRERRDVREKSMTGLRQITDAVESFKGSLWIFTGTEEFFDSPKGVKGLQPLYDRIGFKKIGEFVNLRQPQLELKPLKEDRLLNIAIRLRDIYPTENKTRINQKLDNDFLELYVKKVTVGFAGQIGVVPRNFIRDLINLFDIVSDNEEFDPAKELKIPDVSQEELERASTLADDSEESPYIEVSF, encoded by the coding sequence GTGTGGAAAACTTTTATTTCTAAATATGCACTCTCTCTTGCTCGGGAGAAAGGTTTTGTTACTTCCTTTGTTGTTATTTCGCCTAACGACACTCAGTTTCATAATTTTCAAGTTGTCTATCATAAAATCTGTCAGAATTTTCAAACGGAGTCTTCTAAGTCTGTTGGCGTATTGGCTGATGCACTCGATAGATGGTTTGGTAGAATTGAAGATGCTTTGATTCAAACGGAAAAACTAAGTTATGACGATCCCAATTTTGACCAATCTGTGATTCGCCGCTTTGAAACAGAATTAGTTAGTCTGTTAAAGGATGATGTCTCGCAGGACTTTATCTCTGTTATCCGCGCTTACTTCTTTGCAAAACAAGAAGGGGACATTGCTAAGTCCGGTCAACTGCTTTCGTGGTTGTCAGGAAGTCCTAACGTTAGTGCACAGGCTAAGAAGTCTGCTGGTATCAAAGGAGAAATAGATTCAAAAACGGCACTTACTTATTTGAAGGGAATACTAAGTATCCTCAATAGTGCGGGTTACAAGGGTCTTGTGATTGTTCTAGATGAGATGGAAACAATTCTAAGAGAGAGGCGAGATGTAAGAGAAAAGTCGATGACGGGGCTTAGGCAAATCACAGATGCCGTTGAGAGTTTTAAAGGTTCTCTTTGGATATTTACGGGAACAGAAGAATTTTTTGATTCTCCTAAAGGTGTGAAAGGTTTGCAGCCTCTCTATGATCGGATTGGTTTTAAGAAAATTGGGGAATTCGTGAATTTGAGACAACCTCAATTAGAATTAAAACCTTTAAAAGAGGATAGACTTTTAAATATTGCTATTCGGCTAAGAGATATTTACCCCACTGAAAATAAAACAAGAATCAATCAAAAACTAGACAATGATTTTTTAGAATTGTATGTAAAGAAAGTTACAGTAGGGTTTGCGGGGCAAATCGGAGTTGTCCCTAGAAATTTTATTCGTGATTTAATTAACCTATTTGATATAGTTTCTGACAATGAAGAGTTTGATCCAGCGAAAGAATTAAAAATTCCAGACGTTTCACAGGAAGAATTAGAAAGAGCTTCTACTTTAGCCGATGATTCTGAGGAATCTCCTTATATAGAGGTAAGTTTTTAA
- a CDS encoding DUF2791 family P-loop domain-containing protein, with product MNDNTKKMIFEELRKGTVPEEGHQAFAVGIEPVLNELQRNMESVSTGDKKEISNFCEAIMGVENFYF from the coding sequence ATGAATGACAATACAAAGAAAATGATTTTTGAAGAGCTTCGAAAAGGCACTGTTCCAGAAGAAGGGCATCAGGCATTTGCAGTGGGAATTGAGCCTGTATTGAATGAGTTACAAAGGAATATGGAATCGGTATCTACTGGAGATAAAAAGGAAATATCAAATTTCTGCGAGGCAATTATGGGTGTGGAAAACTTTTATTTCTAA
- a CDS encoding DUF1016 family protein, with the protein MRKKENRKQRGKETKEVVFPLPETNIHLPKGYSEFIREIKDRISKKRVEAVIAANSAMIVLYWEIGNAILQRQEKEGWGAKVIDRMSYDIKKAFPELKGFSPRNLKYMRKFASAWTDFAFVQLCVAQIPWRSNITLLDKISDIEIRKWYAVKTLENGFGKDMLAFQIESELHKRQGSTVNNFKTAMPPLESDFTSQLFKDPYVFDFLGTDDLRLEAELEQKLISHIQKFLLELGQGFSFVGRQVHLELGDQDFYIDLLFYHLKLRCFVVVELKAGEFNPGYVSKLNMYLNVVNETMLHPDDKPSIGLLLVKSKNKLVVEYSLSGYTNPIGVANWESKLKKSLPENLKSSLPSIEEIEKELENET; encoded by the coding sequence ATGCGTAAAAAAGAAAACAGAAAGCAAAGAGGTAAAGAAACAAAGGAAGTTGTATTTCCACTTCCTGAGACTAATATACATTTGCCCAAAGGTTATTCTGAATTTATTAGAGAAATTAAAGATAGGATTTCGAAGAAACGGGTAGAGGCAGTTATTGCTGCAAACAGTGCAATGATTGTGTTATATTGGGAAATTGGAAATGCAATTTTACAAAGACAAGAAAAGGAAGGATGGGGAGCCAAAGTAATTGATAGAATGTCTTATGACATAAAAAAAGCATTTCCGGAGCTAAAAGGATTTTCTCCGAGGAATTTAAAATACATGAGAAAGTTTGCTAGTGCTTGGACCGATTTTGCATTTGTGCAACTCTGCGTTGCACAAATTCCATGGCGGAGCAATATAACATTATTAGATAAAATTTCTGATATAGAGATAAGAAAATGGTATGCAGTTAAAACTTTAGAAAATGGTTTTGGAAAAGATATGCTTGCTTTTCAAATTGAATCGGAGTTGCATAAAAGACAAGGCTCTACTGTAAATAATTTTAAGACAGCTATGCCGCCGCTAGAATCAGATTTTACATCCCAGCTTTTCAAAGACCCCTATGTTTTTGATTTTTTAGGAACAGATGACTTACGCTTGGAAGCAGAATTGGAGCAAAAGTTAATCAGTCATATTCAGAAATTCTTATTGGAACTAGGACAGGGATTTTCTTTCGTTGGTAGGCAAGTTCATCTGGAGCTTGGCGATCAAGACTTTTATATTGATTTATTATTTTATCATTTGAAACTCAGATGCTTTGTAGTTGTGGAATTGAAAGCGGGAGAGTTTAACCCCGGTTATGTGAGTAAACTAAATATGTATTTGAATGTTGTAAATGAAACCATGCTCCACCCAGACGATAAGCCAAGCATTGGTTTACTGCTAGTAAAATCAAAAAATAAATTAGTCGTGGAGTATTCCCTTTCCGGTTATACAAATCCAATCGGTGTAGCAAACTGGGAAAGTAAATTGAAGAAATCATTACCGGAAAATTTAAAATCCAGTTTACCTTCCATAGAAGAAATTGAGAAGGAATTAGAAAATGAAACCTAA
- a CDS encoding DUF1788 domain-containing protein, which yields MNDLFTPILESENGISKSIIEKINLFKENLEGRKGIVFITRAGFLYPFYRTSSLLKFLTNTKGLPVIFLYPGTRTSDTSLSYMGVMSPDSNYRPRMY from the coding sequence GTGAATGATCTGTTTACTCCTATTTTAGAAAGTGAAAATGGTATTTCTAAATCCATAATTGAAAAAATAAATTTGTTTAAAGAAAATCTAGAAGGACGTAAAGGTATTGTGTTTATCACTAGAGCCGGATTTTTGTATCCTTTTTATCGGACTTCTTCTCTTTTGAAATTTTTAACCAACACGAAGGGGTTACCTGTTATTTTCCTCTACCCGGGAACTAGAACGTCTGACACTTCTCTCAGTTATATGGGCGTTATGAGTCCTGATTCCAACTATAGACCAAGGATGTATTGA
- a CDS encoding DEAD/DEAH box helicase codes for MTAFSRFHPRLQQQIVNVLGWSMLRPVQEIAGNTILDGKNCVILAPTAGGKTESSFFPVISEILTNPSEGIRAIYISPLKALLNNQEERIEAYTKMVGISSFKWHGDVNQSERKNFIQEASEILLTTPESLEAMLVSTKFPSQKLFANLDFIIIDEIHALASVDRGSQLISILERIKFKSKRDFLRIGLSATVGNPREILDWMQGSSLREKEMVDPPREPSKKNLSIFFNENNPELLKESAKLTKEGKSLVFCDSRSTAEFFGTYLGKQGIDAHVHHSSLSLEERQRAELKFAKSSNSCIVSTSTMELGIDVGDLDRVLQVEAPSSVASFLQRIGRTGRRAGSIATMSFLIEQEENLLQAIALVELARAGWVEKVRFSNRMWHLLLQQIMAILLEYGGISPDSLREILSKPYAFSGISVEEYEGFIHYLIEKEFIFFADGLYSIGTSAEEEFGRRNFMKILSVFQSPVEFQVVTLAERLLGSIQRDFAEKLTPNESSFILGGKPWLVRHIDWNGLRVIVETAPAGAKPKWSGFLPRLLQYEVSRKVREIILSSEEYPYLNPNSKEKLQMIRESNRSILTGTEPIIFADGQDTIIYTYAGGYVNFTLRFALMHELKVEIVTSNEFIKFKKGSVKVEEVVELFHKLKDPSYWEADELRSNLAKNFPNYRISKFQQYLPDKYSKEILGQILLDVVATLRYLNEVL; via the coding sequence ATGACTGCCTTTTCCAGATTTCATCCGAGACTCCAACAACAGATTGTAAATGTTCTAGGTTGGTCAATGCTTAGACCAGTGCAAGAGATTGCGGGTAATACAATACTTGACGGGAAAAACTGTGTTATCCTCGCTCCAACTGCGGGTGGAAAAACGGAATCTTCTTTCTTTCCTGTGATTTCGGAAATTTTAACAAATCCAAGCGAGGGGATACGGGCTATTTATATTTCTCCCCTCAAAGCACTTCTGAATAATCAGGAAGAGAGAATCGAAGCCTATACTAAGATGGTTGGGATTTCCTCTTTTAAATGGCATGGGGATGTAAATCAATCGGAGAGAAAGAATTTCATACAAGAAGCTTCCGAAATTTTACTGACTACACCTGAATCTCTAGAGGCGATGCTTGTATCGACTAAGTTTCCTAGTCAAAAGTTGTTTGCGAACTTGGACTTTATTATCATTGACGAAATACACGCGTTAGCCTCTGTTGATCGGGGCTCTCAGCTTATTTCTATTTTAGAACGGATTAAATTCAAAAGTAAAAGAGACTTTCTTCGAATTGGTCTTTCGGCTACTGTTGGTAATCCGCGCGAGATTTTAGATTGGATGCAGGGTAGTTCTCTGAGAGAAAAGGAGATGGTTGATCCGCCGCGCGAGCCTTCTAAGAAAAATCTATCCATTTTCTTTAATGAAAATAATCCTGAACTTTTAAAAGAATCAGCAAAGCTTACTAAAGAGGGAAAGAGTTTGGTATTCTGTGATTCTAGATCCACTGCTGAATTCTTTGGAACCTATCTCGGCAAACAAGGAATAGACGCTCATGTGCATCACTCTTCTTTATCATTGGAAGAAAGGCAGAGAGCTGAATTAAAATTTGCTAAGAGTAGTAATTCTTGTATTGTTTCTACTTCTACTATGGAGCTTGGAATTGATGTCGGTGACTTGGATAGAGTCTTACAAGTAGAAGCTCCTAGTAGTGTTGCTTCTTTTTTACAAAGAATCGGTAGAACCGGAAGAAGGGCTGGCTCTATTGCTACTATGTCTTTTTTAATTGAGCAGGAGGAGAATTTATTACAAGCAATTGCTCTTGTAGAACTTGCTCGTGCGGGGTGGGTTGAGAAGGTAAGATTTTCCAATCGTATGTGGCATTTGTTATTACAGCAGATAATGGCGATTTTGCTTGAGTATGGTGGAATTAGTCCTGATTCTCTGAGAGAAATTTTATCTAAGCCATACGCATTTTCTGGAATTTCAGTGGAGGAATACGAAGGATTTATACATTACCTAATAGAGAAAGAGTTTATCTTTTTTGCAGACGGGCTTTATTCTATTGGAACAAGTGCGGAAGAGGAATTTGGAAGACGAAATTTTATGAAAATTCTTTCTGTCTTTCAATCTCCTGTTGAATTTCAAGTTGTCACTCTCGCTGAGAGGCTTCTTGGTAGTATCCAAAGAGACTTTGCTGAAAAATTAACTCCGAATGAGAGTAGTTTTATTCTTGGTGGCAAACCGTGGTTAGTCAGACATATTGACTGGAATGGTCTTCGCGTGATAGTGGAAACTGCACCTGCAGGAGCGAAACCTAAATGGTCTGGGTTTTTACCTAGACTTTTGCAATATGAAGTGTCAAGGAAGGTAAGAGAGATTATCCTCTCTTCTGAAGAGTATCCTTATTTAAACCCGAATAGCAAAGAAAAACTGCAAATGATTCGAGAGTCCAATAGAAGTATTCTAACTGGAACGGAACCAATTATTTTTGCGGATGGTCAAGATACGATTATCTATACTTATGCAGGTGGGTATGTAAACTTTACTTTGCGATTTGCTCTTATGCATGAATTGAAAGTGGAGATAGTTACTTCCAATGAATTTATAAAATTTAAAAAAGGTTCTGTTAAAGTGGAAGAAGTTGTTGAGTTGTTTCACAAATTGAAAGATCCTTCGTATTGGGAAGCGGATGAATTAAGAAGTAACCTGGCGAAAAATTTTCCGAATTATAGAATTTCGAAATTCCAACAATACCTTCCTGATAAGTATTCTAAAGAGATTTTGGGGCAAATCCTTTTAGATGTTGTGGCTACTCTGCGTTATCTGAATGAAGTATTGTAA
- a CDS encoding PglZ domain-containing protein: MESILSLNELMQDTKKPDCLVYIPYIGADNIDKTPFLEVLKSSISIPSDVKELLDQVSGGYLSPDQLRKVKSSLPANFQQLESILSGDNLDLSIFESPKSVIEFAKNLLSNKTTLLDNVEKHPKGTLLKMEKGFEKTFGYFTDLTKKILGERDEIAARTSEDHSIFRLPLGFFLLGREYVMDLQNCKPYSEDLVRLQELGKLYLPAIQEVLNHLRDNEPSAYHDLSKEIQGLGIFGEEIEKRSSKELGSIDTFYFEDTVHQTEAFRFLNGYQYEKAILLHRDRQKSFWKKNDPRVSEFWNWIELTANLADSITKTKLSFQQTKSLEEAMERYSQELYKIDREYRSFGNSTEALMQSSSQNYKEVSNVRKLIRLEYSDWLNLINHHYQSICKANGFLPTQSRLQQRFFYHNFVSPLLEQGKTAVFFVDAMRYEIGVLLNDKLLEAGIKSVITPIYAELPTITSVGMNALVPSEKQGSLEPILDKDKKSIRGFKAGNRQVSSVEDRRLILKEISRRNVEWITLDEIHRNYKELEPKLKSSQIHCYPLFRN; encoded by the coding sequence TTGGAATCTATACTTTCGCTAAACGAGCTTATGCAAGATACAAAGAAGCCGGATTGTCTGGTTTATATTCCTTACATTGGTGCGGATAATATAGATAAGACTCCTTTTTTAGAAGTCCTCAAGTCGTCGATTTCGATTCCCTCTGATGTGAAGGAATTACTCGACCAAGTGAGTGGTGGTTATCTGTCGCCCGATCAACTTAGAAAAGTTAAGTCGAGTCTACCTGCTAACTTCCAACAATTGGAGTCTATTCTATCGGGGGATAATTTGGATTTGTCGATCTTTGAGAGTCCCAAGTCTGTTATCGAATTTGCTAAAAATCTTCTCTCAAATAAAACTACCCTTTTAGATAATGTAGAGAAACATCCGAAAGGAACTCTATTAAAAATGGAAAAAGGATTTGAGAAAACGTTTGGGTATTTTACTGATCTTACTAAAAAAATATTGGGAGAGAGAGACGAGATTGCAGCAAGGACAAGTGAAGATCATAGCATCTTTCGCCTACCGCTTGGTTTTTTTCTTTTAGGTAGAGAATACGTAATGGACTTACAAAATTGTAAGCCTTATTCGGAAGACCTCGTTCGATTGCAAGAGTTAGGCAAACTATACTTACCCGCTATTCAAGAAGTATTAAATCATCTTAGAGATAATGAGCCTTCTGCGTATCATGACCTTTCGAAAGAAATTCAAGGACTGGGTATATTCGGTGAGGAAATTGAAAAGAGAAGTTCTAAAGAACTTGGTTCGATTGATACTTTTTATTTTGAAGACACGGTTCATCAAACAGAGGCATTTCGCTTTCTGAATGGCTATCAATATGAAAAAGCAATTTTACTTCATCGAGATAGACAAAAATCTTTTTGGAAAAAAAATGACCCGCGCGTTTCTGAGTTTTGGAATTGGATAGAGCTAACAGCTAATCTGGCAGATAGCATTACAAAAACAAAACTTTCTTTCCAACAAACAAAATCGCTAGAAGAGGCAATGGAGCGTTATTCGCAAGAATTGTATAAGATTGATAGAGAGTATCGAAGCTTTGGTAATTCCACAGAGGCTCTTATGCAGTCTTCGAGTCAGAACTACAAGGAAGTATCCAATGTTCGAAAGCTGATTCGATTGGAATATTCTGATTGGCTGAATTTAATCAATCATCATTACCAAAGTATTTGTAAGGCTAATGGCTTTTTGCCTACACAGTCTAGACTCCAACAGAGATTCTTTTATCATAATTTTGTGAGTCCACTTCTAGAGCAGGGAAAAACGGCTGTCTTTTTTGTAGATGCTATGCGTTATGAGATTGGGGTTTTGTTAAATGATAAATTACTCGAAGCGGGAATCAAGTCTGTGATTACTCCTATCTATGCGGAGTTACCTACGATTACCTCTGTTGGTATGAATGCGTTAGTTCCTTCAGAGAAGCAAGGTAGCTTAGAGCCCATTTTGGATAAAGACAAAAAATCCATTCGTGGTTTTAAAGCGGGCAATCGACAAGTATCCTCTGTAGAGGACAGACGATTGATTTTAAAAGAAATAAGCCGACGAAATGTAGAGTGGATTACACTAGATGAAATCCATCGCAACTACAAAGAATTAGAGCCTAAACTCAAATCGAGTCAAATTCACTGTTATCCACTCTTTAGAAATTGA
- a CDS encoding GIY-YIG nuclease family protein, whose protein sequence is MPYMYILQCADDSYYTGSTWDLERRLEEHKSGEGANHTSKKLPVELVYYEEYDRIDDAFYREKQIQKWVRKKKIALVEGRLHDLPKLAKKIFSKKVTFDTPRKDVATQ, encoded by the coding sequence ATGCCCTATATGTATATATTACAATGTGCGGATGATTCTTATTATACTGGAAGCACGTGGGATTTAGAAAGAAGATTGGAAGAGCATAAGTCTGGCGAAGGTGCCAATCATACTTCTAAAAAACTTCCTGTGGAGTTAGTTTATTATGAAGAATACGATCGAATTGATGATGCTTTTTATAGAGAGAAGCAAATTCAAAAATGGGTGAGAAAAAAGAAAATTGCTTTGGTGGAAGGTAGACTTCATGATTTGCCAAAACTTGCGAAAAAGATTTTTAGTAAAAAGGTCACGTTCGATACGCCACGAAAGGATGTGGCTACTCAGTGA
- a CDS encoding co-chaperone GroES, which produces MAIKPLGDRVLIEPKSEAEEKIGSLYVPDTAKEKQQEGKVVEVGSGRYEDGKLVPIEVKVGDTVLYGKYSGTEVKQGGKEYLIVRESDILAVVK; this is translated from the coding sequence ATGGCTATCAAACCACTTGGCGATAGAGTTTTAATAGAGCCTAAATCAGAGGCTGAAGAAAAAATTGGAAGTTTATATGTTCCTGACACTGCAAAAGAAAAGCAACAAGAAGGAAAAGTAGTAGAAGTAGGATCCGGACGTTACGAAGACGGAAAGCTTGTTCCTATCGAAGTTAAAGTAGGGGACACTGTTCTTTACGGAAAATATTCCGGCACTGAAGTTAAACAGGGCGGAAAAGAATACTTAATCGTAAGAGAAAGCGATATTCTCGCAGTAGTAAAATAA